In bacterium, one genomic interval encodes:
- a CDS encoding GIY-YIG nuclease family protein, whose amino-acid sequence MKVYAVYILTNAINTVLNTGVTNDLAHRVWQHKNGQGSTFTSKYRVTKLVYFETFGDITMAIAREKQIKGGSRRKKAMLVESINPDWRDLSEQLRLGK is encoded by the coding sequence ATGAAAGTCTATGCTGTTTACATCCTGACCAACGCCATAAACACGGTTCTCAATACGGGAGTGACCAATGACCTTGCCCATCGCGTCTGGCAACACAAGAATGGCCAGGGCTCGACCTTTACAAGCAAGTATCGCGTCACGAAATTGGTCTATTTCGAGACATTTGGCGATATCACAATGGCGATTGCGCGCGAAAAGCAGATCAAGGGCGGTTCTCGCAGGAAAAAGGCAATGCTTGTCGAATCAATCAATCCTGATTGGCGCGATCTGAGTGAGCAGCTTCGTCTAGGAAAGTAG
- a CDS encoding DUF1579 family protein, with product MAADTNNSTSTDSTAQQIFQGMVGQWAGITRVWFEGEKPVDESPCEGSFKSILNGKAIQWDYTGAMQGKPLVGSALIAFNKQKAEFQMSWMDTFHTGSALFHCLGKAIDSGFSVLTHYSDPSGGPDWGWRTDFRISGTDQLTITMYNIFPDGNEQKGVETVLARK from the coding sequence ATGGCAGCGGACACAAACAACTCCACCTCGACTGACTCAACCGCCCAGCAGATCTTCCAGGGCATGGTCGGCCAATGGGCCGGTATTACCAGAGTCTGGTTTGAAGGGGAAAAGCCGGTTGATGAATCCCCCTGCGAAGGCTCATTCAAAAGTATCCTCAACGGCAAAGCGATCCAGTGGGACTACACCGGAGCAATGCAGGGAAAGCCGCTTGTGGGCTCCGCTCTTATCGCCTTCAATAAGCAGAAGGCAGAATTCCAGATGTCCTGGATGGACACGTTCCATACCGGATCCGCCCTCTTCCACTGCCTCGGCAAAGCGATCGACAGCGGCTTCAGCGTCCTCACCCATTATTCAGACCCATCCGGCGGTCCTGACTGGGGATGGCGCACTGATTTCCGGATCTCCGGCACTGACCAGTTGACCATCACCATGTACAATATCTTCCCCGATGGCAACGAACAGAAGGGTGTCGAGACAGTCCTGGCTCGGAAGTAG